The Phragmites australis chromosome 15, lpPhrAust1.1, whole genome shotgun sequence genome window below encodes:
- the LOC133893259 gene encoding uncharacterized protein LOC133893259 isoform X1, protein MLRLVGISERLLAIGTNRRAAKISQPSHSSGYYTAVRDNGYSTRRNIPAVFSRMFSHYKVLVRKNRSDDHKCRNRMSRGYHTLSVAVANSSATQQAQLAWKRLSHMYSYSSPRLPLMSRAACAVSLSVTRFHVIPGVMALAFGKMALARPVLADSQLYKPTMDGIVTKAQDARQFLSSMVWSIWEGITLLIRAVHLTFLFFPATALAPFADSFSVAFRRRWLSLVRQTLEKAGPAFIKWGQWAATRPDLFPSDLCVELAKLHSAAPAHGFAYSKAAIEKAFGRELSEIFATFEENPVASGSIAQIHRATLKNQHPGKHVAVKVRHPGVGESIKRDFLLINLVAKVSNVVPGLSWLRLDESVRQFAVFMMSQVDLSREAAHLSRFIYNFRRWRHVSFPKPLYPLVHPSVLVETFENGESVSRFMDEIEGNARMKRELAHIGTYAFLKMLLEDNFIHADMHPGNILVRLHESKLSRKRFFRAKPHIVFLDVGMTAELTRADRDNLQQFFKAVATRDGRTAANCTLKLSKNQSCPNPVAFTEVKSETMLQDKTELDKTFTFWGTPEGYVFHPVECMHQLLDTVRRHKVNIDGNICTVMVTILVLEGWQRKLDPGFDIMHTLKTLLLEKDIKQPLDFFS, encoded by the exons ATGCTACGGCTAGTGGGGATCAGCGAGAG GTTGTTGGCGATCGGAACAAATAGGCGGGCAGCCAAAATTTCCCAGCCAAGCCACAGCAGTGGGTACTACACAGCAGTGAGGGACAATGGCTATTCGACAAGGCGAAATATTCCAGCCGTCTTCTCGAGAATGTTCTCACATTACAAGGTCTTGGTCAGAAAGAACAGAAGCGATGATCACAAGTGCAGAAACAGGATGTCTAGAGGATACCACACCCTCTCTGTTGCAGTAGCAAATTCATCGGCAACCCAACAAGCCCAATTGGCATGGAAGCGGCTCAGTCATATGTACTCGTATAGCAGTCCCCGGTTACCTCTCATGAGCCGGGCAGCCTGTGCTGTAAGCCTGTCCGTTACGAGGTTCCATGTTATCCCTGGCGTCATGGCTCTAGCTTTTGGCAAGATGGCACTTGCAAGGCCTGTCCTGGCAGATTCACAACTGTACAAGCCCACAATGGATGGTATCGTCACAAAGGCACAAGATGCTCGCCAGTTTCTGTCATCTATGGTTTGGTCAATCTGGGAGGGCATCACTTTGCTTATTAGAGCAGTGCATTTGACATTCTTGTTCTTTCCTGCAACTGCATTAGCTCCATTTGCTGATAGTTTCAGTGTTGCATTCAGAAGAAGGTGGCTTAGTCTTGTGCGCCAGACCCTTGAAAAGGCTGGGCCAGCATTCATTAAGTGGGGCCAGTGGGCTGCAACACGCCCTGATCTTTTTCCAAGTGATCTCTGTGTTGAGCTCGCAAAGCTTCACAGCGCAGCTCCAGCTCATGGCTTTGCTTACAGCAAGGCTGCCATTGAGAAGGCATTTGGTCGCGAACTTTCTGAAATATTTGCGACTTTTGAGGAGAACCCGGTAGCTTCTGGAAGCATTGCACAAATACATCGGGCTACACTAAAAAATCAGCATCCTGGAAAGCATGTTGCTGTTAAGGTGAGGCATCCTGGTGTTGGTGAATCAATCAAGAGAGACTTTCTACTCATCAATCTTGTGGCAAAAGTTTCTAATGTCGTCCCTGGATTGAGCTGGCTGCGGCTGGATGAGAGTGTCCGCCAGTTTGCAGTATTCATGATGTCTCAAGTTGACCTTTCAAGGGAAGCTGCTCATTTGAGTCGTTTTATCTACAACTTCCGCAGATGGAGACATGTGTCTTTCCCAAAGCCCTTATATCCCCTTGTGCATCCATCTGTCCTTGTTGAGACTTTTGAGAATGGAGAAAGTGTTTCTCGTTTTATGGATGAAATCGAAGGAAATGCTCGGATGAAGAGAGAACTTGCCCATATTGGGACATATGCTTTCTTGAAGATGCTCCTG GAGGACAATTTTATTCACGCGGATATGCACCCTGGGAACATTCTTGTCCGTCTACATGAGAGCAAGCTTTCAAGGAAAAGATTTTTTAGAGCTAAGCCCCATATTGTGTTTCTTGATGTGGGCATGACTGCTGAGCTCACACGAGCTGATCGTGATAACTTACAACAGTTCTTCAAGGCGGTGGCCACCAGAGATGGTCGTACTGCTGCTAACTGTACCCTAAAGTTATCAAAAAATCAGAGTTGTCCAAATCCAGTGGCATTTACTGAGGTAAAGAGTGAAACCATGCTTCAGGACAAAACA GAGCTGGATAAGACATTTACATTCTGGGGAACGCCTGAGGGGTACGTTTTTCATCCGGTTGAATGCATGCACCAATTGCTTGACACAGTTCGCCGCCACAAAGTTAACATTGATGGCAACATCTGTACTGTAATGGTTACCATTTTGGTTCTCGAG GGGTGGCAACGCAAGCTAGACCCAGGCTTTGATATCATGCACACATTGAAGACTTTACTACTAGAGAAGGACATAAAGCAACCACTTGATTTTTTCTCGTAA
- the LOC133893259 gene encoding uncharacterized protein LOC133893259 isoform X2, which produces MLRLVGISERLLAIGTNRRAAKISQPSHSSGYYTAVRDNGYSTRRNIPAVFSRMFSHYKVLVRKNRSDDHKCRNRMSRGYHTLSVAVANSSATQQAQLAWKRLSHMYSYSSPRLPLMSRAACAVSLSVTRFHVIPGVMALAFGKMALARPVLADSQLYKPTMDGIVTKAQDARQFLSSMVWSIWEGITLLIRAVHLTFLFFPATALAPFADSFSVAFRRRWLSLVRQTLEKAGPAFIKWGQWAATRPDLFPSDLCVELAKLHSAAPAHGFAYSKAAIEKAFGRELSEIFATFEENPVASGSIAQIHRATLKNQHPGKHVAVKVRHPGVGESIKRDFLLINLVAKVSNVVPGLSWLRLDESVRQFAVFMMSQVDLSREAAHLSRFIYNFRRWRHVSFPKPLYPLVHPSVLVETFENGESVSRFMDEIEGNARMKRELAHIGTYAFLKMLLEDNFIHADMHPGNILVRLHESKLSRKRFFRAKPHIVFLDVGMTAELTRADRDNLQQFFKAVATRDGRTAANCTLKLSKNQSCPNPVAFTEELDKTFTFWGTPEGYVFHPVECMHQLLDTVRRHKVNIDGNICTVMVTILVLEGWQRKLDPGFDIMHTLKTLLLEKDIKQPLDFFS; this is translated from the exons ATGCTACGGCTAGTGGGGATCAGCGAGAG GTTGTTGGCGATCGGAACAAATAGGCGGGCAGCCAAAATTTCCCAGCCAAGCCACAGCAGTGGGTACTACACAGCAGTGAGGGACAATGGCTATTCGACAAGGCGAAATATTCCAGCCGTCTTCTCGAGAATGTTCTCACATTACAAGGTCTTGGTCAGAAAGAACAGAAGCGATGATCACAAGTGCAGAAACAGGATGTCTAGAGGATACCACACCCTCTCTGTTGCAGTAGCAAATTCATCGGCAACCCAACAAGCCCAATTGGCATGGAAGCGGCTCAGTCATATGTACTCGTATAGCAGTCCCCGGTTACCTCTCATGAGCCGGGCAGCCTGTGCTGTAAGCCTGTCCGTTACGAGGTTCCATGTTATCCCTGGCGTCATGGCTCTAGCTTTTGGCAAGATGGCACTTGCAAGGCCTGTCCTGGCAGATTCACAACTGTACAAGCCCACAATGGATGGTATCGTCACAAAGGCACAAGATGCTCGCCAGTTTCTGTCATCTATGGTTTGGTCAATCTGGGAGGGCATCACTTTGCTTATTAGAGCAGTGCATTTGACATTCTTGTTCTTTCCTGCAACTGCATTAGCTCCATTTGCTGATAGTTTCAGTGTTGCATTCAGAAGAAGGTGGCTTAGTCTTGTGCGCCAGACCCTTGAAAAGGCTGGGCCAGCATTCATTAAGTGGGGCCAGTGGGCTGCAACACGCCCTGATCTTTTTCCAAGTGATCTCTGTGTTGAGCTCGCAAAGCTTCACAGCGCAGCTCCAGCTCATGGCTTTGCTTACAGCAAGGCTGCCATTGAGAAGGCATTTGGTCGCGAACTTTCTGAAATATTTGCGACTTTTGAGGAGAACCCGGTAGCTTCTGGAAGCATTGCACAAATACATCGGGCTACACTAAAAAATCAGCATCCTGGAAAGCATGTTGCTGTTAAGGTGAGGCATCCTGGTGTTGGTGAATCAATCAAGAGAGACTTTCTACTCATCAATCTTGTGGCAAAAGTTTCTAATGTCGTCCCTGGATTGAGCTGGCTGCGGCTGGATGAGAGTGTCCGCCAGTTTGCAGTATTCATGATGTCTCAAGTTGACCTTTCAAGGGAAGCTGCTCATTTGAGTCGTTTTATCTACAACTTCCGCAGATGGAGACATGTGTCTTTCCCAAAGCCCTTATATCCCCTTGTGCATCCATCTGTCCTTGTTGAGACTTTTGAGAATGGAGAAAGTGTTTCTCGTTTTATGGATGAAATCGAAGGAAATGCTCGGATGAAGAGAGAACTTGCCCATATTGGGACATATGCTTTCTTGAAGATGCTCCTG GAGGACAATTTTATTCACGCGGATATGCACCCTGGGAACATTCTTGTCCGTCTACATGAGAGCAAGCTTTCAAGGAAAAGATTTTTTAGAGCTAAGCCCCATATTGTGTTTCTTGATGTGGGCATGACTGCTGAGCTCACACGAGCTGATCGTGATAACTTACAACAGTTCTTCAAGGCGGTGGCCACCAGAGATGGTCGTACTGCTGCTAACTGTACCCTAAAGTTATCAAAAAATCAGAGTTGTCCAAATCCAGTGGCATTTACTGAG GAGCTGGATAAGACATTTACATTCTGGGGAACGCCTGAGGGGTACGTTTTTCATCCGGTTGAATGCATGCACCAATTGCTTGACACAGTTCGCCGCCACAAAGTTAACATTGATGGCAACATCTGTACTGTAATGGTTACCATTTTGGTTCTCGAG GGGTGGCAACGCAAGCTAGACCCAGGCTTTGATATCATGCACACATTGAAGACTTTACTACTAGAGAAGGACATAAAGCAACCACTTGATTTTTTCTCGTAA